CAGATCGAGGGTAACGCCGTCGAAGCTGGCTTCCTGGCGGCCTGGGTTCAGGCGCAGAAAATCGACTTCCAGCGTCGGGGAGCTATTGTCATGCTGCTGTTGTTGCTCACTCCAGTTCGAACGCCGCAAAATCGCACGTATACGCGCGACCAGTTCACGATCGTTGAATGGCTTAGGCAGATAGTCATCTGCACCCAGTTCAAGCCCCAGAACGCGGTCCAGCTCGCTACCGCGGGCTGTCAGCATAATCACTGGCGTTTGATGCTGCTGGCGTAATTCTTTCAAAGTGTCGATACCGTTTTTCTTCGGCATCATGACATCAAGTAATAACAGATCGATGGAGCTGTCGAGGATATTGAGCGCCTGCTCGCCATCGCTGGCGACAACCACGTCAAACCCTTCCATTTCCAGCAACTCTTTTAGTAGCGAAGTTAATTCGCGGTCATCATCAACCAACAGGATTTTATTCATTTTTTATTTCCCTCCGCAGGCAAAATACCTTGATCCCATGGCCTCAATCCATCGCTTTACGTAGTTTTACACCCCCTGACGCTAGTTTGCAGCCATCTCCGTACACTGGACCTCGTTGAATCGAAATACGGAAACATAACCGGGAGTGAACGATGCGCAACTTAACCGCCGTCGTCATTGTTTCAGCGATGGCAGTCAGTTTCTCCAGCGCATGGGCAGCAGACGTAACGACGATTGATGAGATGCATCAAGATGACGACGGATTGACGAATCGCAGTATGACGCAAAATTCGCAAAGTCACATGTTTGATGGCATCAATCTGACAGAGCAGCAGCGTCAGCAAATGCGAGACCTGATGCAGCAAGCGCGTCATGAGCGTTCTCCCATTAGTATTAGCGATTTAGAAACCATGCATGACTTAGTCATTGCAGACAAATTTAATGAAACGGCCGTCAAGGCTCTGGCAGAAAAGTTAGCACAAGCTCAGGTTGAAAGGCAGGTCGAAATGGCCCGCGTTCGCAACCAGATGTATCACCTGTTAACGCCCGAGCAGCAGGACGTTTTAGAAAAGCGACATCAGCAGCGCATGAAAGAGATGCGCAAGCTAACGAATGTGCAGCAGTCTTCATCGCTGCAGGCAGTGAGTAGTACCGGCAGTAACCAGTAACATAGTATCCCTGTTTTCCTTGCCATAGACACCATCCCTGTCTTCCCCCTCATGATGAGGGGGTTTTTTTTATCATGATTTTGATGTTCCCACCATTCATCATAAAGTGACTGGCGGTCACCGGCTGGCTTGAGAAGTTTTATGCTTCTGCGCTTACTCAATGCCTCTCGTGATTTTCGCCAGAGAGATCGCGCTCTAATGCTTCAACCGCAGCCTTAATAAACGGAAATGCATTGCTGATGACGTAATC
This is a stretch of genomic DNA from Winslowiella toletana. It encodes these proteins:
- the cpxP gene encoding cell-envelope stress modulator CpxP; translation: MRNLTAVVIVSAMAVSFSSAWAADVTTIDEMHQDDDGLTNRSMTQNSQSHMFDGINLTEQQRQQMRDLMQQARHERSPISISDLETMHDLVIADKFNETAVKALAEKLAQAQVERQVEMARVRNQMYHLLTPEQQDVLEKRHQQRMKEMRKLTNVQQSSSLQAVSSTGSNQ
- the cpxR gene encoding envelope stress response regulator transcription factor CpxR, which codes for MNKILLVDDDRELTSLLKELLEMEGFDVVVASDGEQALNILDSSIDLLLLDVMMPKKNGIDTLKELRQQHQTPVIMLTARGSELDRVLGLELGADDYLPKPFNDRELVARIRAILRRSNWSEQQQQHDNSSPTLEVDFLRLNPGRQEASFDGVTLDLTGTEFTLLYLLAQHLGQVVSREHLSQEVLGKRLTPFDRAIDMHISNLRRKLPERRDGHPWFKTLRGRGYLMVSAT